One part of the Dunckerocampus dactyliophorus isolate RoL2022-P2 chromosome 11, RoL_Ddac_1.1, whole genome shotgun sequence genome encodes these proteins:
- the cops6 gene encoding COP9 signalosome complex subunit 6 yields the protein MATSNGGGMEVDGAASPSVMASGMTGSVSVALHPLVILNISDHWIRIRSQEGRPMQVIGALIGKQEGRNIEVMNSFELLSHTIDDKVHIDKEYYYTKEEQFKQVFKDMEFLGWYTTGGPPDQSDIHIHKQVCEIIESPLFLKLNPMTKHTDLPVSVYESVIDIISGEATMLFAELNYTLATEEAERIGVDHVARMTATGTGENSTVAEHLIAQHSAIKMLHSRVKIILEYVKAVEAGEVPFNHEILREANALCHRLPVLSTIKFKTDFYDQCNDVGLMAYLGTITKSCNSMNQFINKFNVLYDRQGIGRRMRGLFF from the exons ATGGCGACCAGCAACGGCGGCGGAATGGAAGTAGACGGGGCAG cGAGCCCCAGTGTGATGGCCTCAGGGATGACCGGCAGTGTCTCCGTGGCTTTGCATCCTCTTGTCATCCTCAACATATCCGACCACTGGATACGTATCCGCTCACAAGAGGGCCGACCGATGCAAG TCATCGGCGCTCTCATCGGGAAGCAGGAGGGCCGAAACATCGAGGTGATGAACTCTTTTGAGCTGCTCTCACACACCATCGATGACAAAGTGCACATTGACAAGGAGTACTACTACACCAAGGAGGAGCAAT TCAAACAGGTGTTCAAAGACATGGAGTTCTTGGGCTGGTACACCACCGGCGGGCCACCGGACCAGTCTGACATCCACATTCACAAACAG GTGTGTGAGATCATCGAGAGCCCGCTCTTCCTCAAGCTCAACCCGATGACCAAACACACTGAT CTGCCCGTTAGCGTTTATGAGTCCGTCATTGACATCATCAGCGGCGAG GCCACCATGCTGTTTGCCGAGCTGAACTACACCCTCGCTACGGAGGAGGCCGAGAGGATAGGCGTGGACCACGTGGCCCGCATGACGGCCACCGGCACGGGCGAGAACTCCACAG TCGCTGAGCACCTTATAGCCCAGCACAGCGCCATCAAGATGCTGCACAGTCGCGTGAAGATCATCCTGGAGTACGTCAAAGCGGTGGAAGCAG GAGAGGTTCCCTTTAACCACGAGATCCTGCGAGAAGCTAACGCCCTGTGCCACAGACTGCCGGTCCTCAGCACCATCAAGTTTAAAACAGACTTCTATGAT CAATGCAACGACGTGGGCCTCATGGCCTACTTGGGCACCATCACCAAGTCATGCAACAGCATGAACCAGTTCATCAACAAGTTCAACGTCCTCTATGACCGACAGGGCATCGGCCGCAGGATGCGAGGACTCTTTTTCTGA